The following DNA comes from Agromyces mangrovi.
CGACCCATCCGGAGACGGTGACGGGGCCGTCCTCGAGGGCGGCGAGGTTCGTGACGAGGGTGCGTGTGCTCACGGCCGACCATCCTACCCGCGCGCGCCTGTGCGCGATTCCCGTGCGCCCGGGCACGTGCCGGTCGACCGGGCACGCCGTATCCGACGTGCCAGACCTCCGGGCACGTGCCGGGCCGACCCATCCGCTCTCGGCGTTCTCATGGGAACGCGCTGCCTAGACTGGATGCCGTGCCGGCCGACCAGATCCATCTCGTGCGCCACGGCGAGGTCTTCAACCCGCAGGGCGTGCTCTACGGCCGCCTCCCCGGGTACGGGCTCTCCTCGCTCGGCCGCCAGATGGCGCAGGCCGCGGCCGACGACCTCGCCGCGCGCGACCGCACGATCACGACCCTGTACGCCTCGCCGCTGCAGCGCACCCAGCAGTCGGCCGAGCCGATCTCGGCGGCGTTCGACCTGGAGCCCGTGCTCGAAGAGCGCGTGATCGAGCCGACCAACCGCTTCGAGGGCAAACGCATGACCGGCTCGGGCGGCGCCCTGCGCGACCTGCGCAACTGGCCGCTGCTCGTGAACCCGTGGGAGCCGAGCTGGGGCGAGCCGTTCGGTTCGATCGCCGATCGGATGCTGGCTGCGATGACGGATGCCGCCGAGGCGACCGATTCCGGCGACATCGTGTTCGTCTCCCACCAGCTGCCGATCTGGATGGTGCACCGCCGCGTGGCGGGCAAGCGCCTCTCGCACGACCCGCGCCGCCGGCGCTGCGCCCTGTCGAGCATCACGACGTTCGAGCGTCGCGGCGGCCGCTTCGTCGAGGTCGGCTACCGCGACCCGGCGGCGCCGCTCGCGGTCGCCGCGACCGACGTGGGGGCGGTGTGATGCGCCGTCTCGCCGCCGTGGCGCTGGCCGCGGCATCCGTCGTCGTGCTCGCCGGTTGCGGCTCCGACCCGCTGGCCGACCAGTACCGCGACGGCAGCGGCAAGAACTACATCGCCGGCGACGGCACCATCACCGAGATCGCGCCGGCCGACCGCGGCGAGCCGATCGCGTTCGCGGGGGAGTCGATCGAGGGCGAGCCGGTCTCGTCGGACGACTACGCGGGCGAGGTGCTGATCGTCAACTTCTGGTACGCCGGCTGCGCGCC
Coding sequences within:
- a CDS encoding histidine phosphatase family protein, with product MPADQIHLVRHGEVFNPQGVLYGRLPGYGLSSLGRQMAQAAADDLAARDRTITTLYASPLQRTQQSAEPISAAFDLEPVLEERVIEPTNRFEGKRMTGSGGALRDLRNWPLLVNPWEPSWGEPFGSIADRMLAAMTDAAEATDSGDIVFVSHQLPIWMVHRRVAGKRLSHDPRRRRCALSSITTFERRGGRFVEVGYRDPAAPLAVAATDVGAV